In Rhodamnia argentea isolate NSW1041297 chromosome 11, ASM2092103v1, whole genome shotgun sequence, one genomic interval encodes:
- the LOC115744131 gene encoding DNA repair protein RAD51 homolog 3 isoform X2, whose product MEVGRLPISAALKGKLVSAGYTSLSLLSSLSPSHLARGAQTAWDMLHEEELLTRITTSSVDIDNILGGGISCRDVTEIGGVPGIGKTQLGIQLAVNVQLPIHCGGLGGKAIYIDTEGSFMVERVLQIAEACSNDMSATNTVSQDVHAGKVGMQPRDFLENILYFRVCSYTEQIALINYLDKFISEHRDVKIVIIDSITFHFRQDFDMALRTRLLGGMALKLMKLAKKFCLAVVLLNQVTTKYAEGSFQLTLALGDSWSHACTNRIILYWNGNERYAYIDKSPSLRSASAPYAVTAKGIRNSVSNCKRIKLM is encoded by the exons atggaagtAGGCAGGCTGCCAATATCCGCAGCGCTCAAGGGAAAGCTGGTGTCCGCTGGCTACAcgtcgctctctctcctctcttccctctccccGTCTCATCTCGCTCGTG GTGCTCAGACTGCCTGGGATATGCTCCACGAGGAAGAATTGTTAACAAGAATCACTACATCGAGTGTGGACATTGATAACATCCTGGGAGGAGGGATAAGTTGCAGGGATGTCACTGAAATAG GTGGAGTGCCAGGAATTGGTAAGACGCAGCTGGG GATTCAGCTTGCAGTAAATGTCCAGCTTCCTATCCATTGTGGTGGCCTCGGGGGAAAAGCTATCTACATCG ATACAGAGGGTAGCTTTATGGTGGAACGTGTGCTGCAAATAGCTGAAGCATGCAGCAATGATATGTCAGCAACTAATACCGTATCCCAAGATGTTCATGCCGGGAAAGTAGGAATGCAGCCTAGGGATTTCCTGGAAAACATTCTCTACTTCCGTGTCTGCAGTTATACTGAGCAGATTGCATTGATCAATTACTTGGACAAATTCATCTCCGAGCATAGAGAT GTTAAAATTGTCATCATAGATAGTATCACTTTccacttccggcaagattttgaCATGGCCCTCCGGACCCGACTGCTTGGTGGAATGGCCTTGAAGTTGATGAAACTTGCCAAGAAGTTCTGCCTGGCT GTCGTTCTTCTGAATCAAGTGACAACCAAGTATGCAGAAGGCTCTTTCCAATTGACTCTGGCATTAG GGGATAGCTGGTCTCATGCTTGCACGAACCGGATCATCTTGTACTGGAACGGCAATGAGCGATACGCATACATTGACAAGTCACCTTCTCTTCGATCTGCTTCAGCTCCATATGCTGTTACCGCTAAAGGGATCAGGAACTCTGTTTCAAACTGCAAGAGAATCAAGTTGATGTAG
- the LOC115744131 gene encoding DNA repair protein RAD51 homolog 3 isoform X1 yields MEVGRLPISAALKGKLVSAGYTSLSLLSSLSPSHLARDLNISENEALDILKHAPHDGQVDTSSVHHIINGAQTAWDMLHEEELLTRITTSSVDIDNILGGGISCRDVTEIGGVPGIGKTQLGIQLAVNVQLPIHCGGLGGKAIYIDTEGSFMVERVLQIAEACSNDMSATNTVSQDVHAGKVGMQPRDFLENILYFRVCSYTEQIALINYLDKFISEHRDVKIVIIDSITFHFRQDFDMALRTRLLGGMALKLMKLAKKFCLAVVLLNQVTTKYAEGSFQLTLALGDSWSHACTNRIILYWNGNERYAYIDKSPSLRSASAPYAVTAKGIRNSVSNCKRIKLM; encoded by the exons atggaagtAGGCAGGCTGCCAATATCCGCAGCGCTCAAGGGAAAGCTGGTGTCCGCTGGCTACAcgtcgctctctctcctctcttccctctccccGTCTCATCTCGCTCGTG ATCTAAATATATCAGAAAATGAAGCCCTTGACATTCTTAAACATGCCCCACATGATGGTCAGGTTGATACTTCCAGTGTACATCATATCATCAATG GTGCTCAGACTGCCTGGGATATGCTCCACGAGGAAGAATTGTTAACAAGAATCACTACATCGAGTGTGGACATTGATAACATCCTGGGAGGAGGGATAAGTTGCAGGGATGTCACTGAAATAG GTGGAGTGCCAGGAATTGGTAAGACGCAGCTGGG GATTCAGCTTGCAGTAAATGTCCAGCTTCCTATCCATTGTGGTGGCCTCGGGGGAAAAGCTATCTACATCG ATACAGAGGGTAGCTTTATGGTGGAACGTGTGCTGCAAATAGCTGAAGCATGCAGCAATGATATGTCAGCAACTAATACCGTATCCCAAGATGTTCATGCCGGGAAAGTAGGAATGCAGCCTAGGGATTTCCTGGAAAACATTCTCTACTTCCGTGTCTGCAGTTATACTGAGCAGATTGCATTGATCAATTACTTGGACAAATTCATCTCCGAGCATAGAGAT GTTAAAATTGTCATCATAGATAGTATCACTTTccacttccggcaagattttgaCATGGCCCTCCGGACCCGACTGCTTGGTGGAATGGCCTTGAAGTTGATGAAACTTGCCAAGAAGTTCTGCCTGGCT GTCGTTCTTCTGAATCAAGTGACAACCAAGTATGCAGAAGGCTCTTTCCAATTGACTCTGGCATTAG GGGATAGCTGGTCTCATGCTTGCACGAACCGGATCATCTTGTACTGGAACGGCAATGAGCGATACGCATACATTGACAAGTCACCTTCTCTTCGATCTGCTTCAGCTCCATATGCTGTTACCGCTAAAGGGATCAGGAACTCTGTTTCAAACTGCAAGAGAATCAAGTTGATGTAG
- the LOC115744087 gene encoding probable mitochondrial adenine nucleotide transporter BTL3 — protein MHDQYFCFKSLIKSERSISFVPGGLFLDDALPPCFLALVPRKSDPFENLAVSHSRRANYCGVNARVGFRNGVFLSVSLSVKENDGYALDSAKLLGNNNGEKVEGSEVEEKEKGKVKESGAFNTTKHLWAGAVAAMVSRTVVAPLERLKLEYVVRGEQKNLFDLIKTISAAQGLKGFWKGNFVNILRTAPFKAINFYAYDTYRNKLLKWSGNEEATNFDRFVAGAAAGITATLLCLPMDTIRTKMVAPGGEALGGIIGAFRHMVQTEGVFSLYKGLVPAIVAMAPSGAVFYGVYDILKSAYLHTPEGRKRLEHMKQEGRELNAMEQLELGPIRTLLYGAIAGACSEASTYPFEVVRRQLQMQLRTTRLSPLATCVKIVEQGGVPALYAGLIPSLLQVLPSAAISYFVYEFMKIVLKVEST, from the exons ATGCACGATCAATATTTCTGCTTCAAGAGCTTGATCAAGTCTGAACGCTCGATCTCTTTCGTCCCTGGCGGCTTGTTTCTTGATGACGCCCTCCCTCCATGTTTCCTTGCTCTTGTTCCCCGGAAAAGCGACCCCTTTGAGAATTTGGCGGTGAGTCATAGTAGGAGAGCGAATTACTGTGGAGTAAACGCCAGAGTAGGATTTCGTAATGGTGTGTTTCTCTCTGTGAGCCTGTCGGTGAAGGAAAATGATGGGTATGCGTTGGACTCTGCAAAGCTTTTGGGGAACAATAATGGAGAGAAAGTTGAAGGAAGCGAagtggaggagaaggagaaggggaaggTGAAGGAATCAGGTGCTTTCAATACCACGAAGCATCTCTGGGCTGGAGCTGTTGCTGCAATGGTTTCAAG AACTGTTGTTGCCCCTCTTGAGAGACTGAAGCTGGAGTATGTAGTACGTGGTGAGCAGAAGAATCTTTTTGATCTTATCAAGACAATTTCAGCTGCCCAAGGTCTGAAAGGTTTTTGGAAAGGAAATTTTGTCAATATACTTCGTACGGCTCCATTTAAGGCCATCAACTTCTATGCCTATGATACATACAGAAATAAATTGCTGAAATGGTCTGGAAATGAGGAAGCTACGAATTTTGATAGATTTGTCGCTGGTGCTGCTGCTGGGATTACTGCTACTTTGCTGTGCTTGCCGATGGACACA ATAAGGACAAAGATGGTGGCACCAGGAGGGGAGGCCTTGGGTGGTATAATTGGTGCTTTCAGACACATGGTTCAAACTGAAGGAGTCTTCTCTCTCTACAAGGGTCTGGTGCCCGCAATCGTAGCCATGGCACCTTCAGGCGCTGTTTTCTATGGTGTTTACGATATACTGAAATCAGCCTATTTGCATACACCTGAGGGGAGGAAGAGACTCGAACATATGAAGCAGGAAGGCCGGGAACTGAATGCCATGGAACAACTGGAACTTGGTCCCATTAGGACCTTGCTTTATGGAGCAATAGCTGGTGCATGCTCCGAAGCATCTACTTACCCATTTGAAGTAGTGCGGAGACAACTTCAAATGCAACTACGGACAACAAGATTAAGTCCACTTGCGACTTGTGTCAAGATCGTTGAGCAAGGTGGTGTTCCTGCCCTTTATGCTGGCTTAATTCCCAGTTTACTGCAG GTTTTGCCATCGGCTGCTATAAGTTACTTTGTTTATGAGTTCATGAAGATAGTTCTCAAAGTGGAGTCAACATAA